A genomic segment from Yimella sp. cx-51 encodes:
- a CDS encoding heme-copper oxidase subunit III, translating into MATATTAPSSTPGASRSVTRPNTTAVGTMIWLSSELMFFAGLFAMYFTIRAVAPDLWESRTEALNVPFATVNTLILVISSVWCQLGVFKAEAGQPARTGKLLQVGKWGMREWYALTYIFGAIFVSGQVLEYSEMHAHGISMNSDAYGSVFYMTTGFHGLHVTAGLVAFLLIIGRTFTTRRYTHTQATGAIVTSYYWHFVDVVWIALFATIYLLK; encoded by the coding sequence GTGGCGACAGCAACTACAGCTCCCTCGAGCACCCCCGGGGCATCCCGCTCGGTGACTCGACCGAACACGACGGCCGTCGGGACAATGATCTGGCTCTCCAGCGAGCTGATGTTCTTCGCAGGCCTCTTCGCGATGTACTTCACGATCCGCGCAGTGGCCCCCGATCTGTGGGAGAGCCGCACCGAGGCGCTGAACGTGCCCTTCGCGACGGTCAACACCTTGATCCTGGTGATCTCCTCGGTCTGGTGCCAGCTCGGCGTGTTCAAGGCGGAGGCCGGTCAGCCGGCACGCACCGGCAAGCTCCTGCAGGTCGGCAAATGGGGCATGCGCGAGTGGTACGCCCTCACCTACATCTTCGGCGCCATCTTCGTGTCGGGTCAGGTGCTGGAGTACTCCGAGATGCACGCCCACGGCATCTCGATGAACTCCGACGCCTACGGCTCGGTCTTCTACATGACCACCGGCTTCCACGGCCTGCACGTCACCGCCGGCCTCGTGGCATTCCTGCTGATCATCGGCCGCACCTTCACCACGCGCCGTTACACCCACACCCAGGCCACGGGCGCGATCGTCACCTCCTACTACTGGCACTTCGTCGACGTCGTGTGGATCGCCCTGTTCGCGACGATCTACCTGCTGAAGTGA
- a CDS encoding Lrp/AsnC family transcriptional regulator, with the protein MISAIVLISADVHRIPEVAAAIAEIEGISEVYSVTGDVDLIAVAKVARHEDFADVIADRLNKVEGVIDSRTHIAFRTYSKDDLGAAFALGLE; encoded by the coding sequence GTGATTTCCGCCATTGTTCTCATCTCAGCCGATGTCCACCGCATCCCCGAGGTCGCTGCCGCGATCGCCGAGATCGAGGGCATCAGCGAGGTCTACTCGGTCACCGGCGATGTCGACCTGATCGCGGTCGCGAAGGTGGCACGTCACGAAGACTTCGCCGACGTCATCGCCGACCGACTCAACAAGGTCGAAGGCGTGATCGATTCGCGCACCCACATCGCTTTCCGCACCTATTCCAAGGACGACCTGGGGGCAGCGTTCGCCCTCGGTCTGGAGTAG
- a CDS encoding c-type cytochrome — MSSIAARRRHPAALLVVLLLGLVMVGGLYAVFAPKSADASAASAGAVASEDKVSQGKQLFLANCASCHGSAAAGGPNGPSLVGVGAAAVDFQVGTGRMPMQQPGVQAGRNMPQMDPKQTAALAAYVASLGDGPGVPSKQYTEGGGNVAKGGELFRVNCAMCHNFAGSGGALTRGKYAPSLMNVSGKHMYEAMVTGPQSMPVFNDSNLSPQDKQDIISFLKYLESEPAQGGHNMGSLGPVADGLFAWTIFIGLLIGAAVWLGKKAA; from the coding sequence GTGAGTTCCATCGCCGCCCGTCGCCGGCATCCCGCAGCTCTCCTGGTCGTGCTCCTGCTCGGCTTGGTGATGGTCGGCGGGTTGTACGCCGTGTTCGCGCCCAAGAGCGCGGACGCGTCTGCGGCCTCCGCGGGGGCTGTTGCCTCCGAGGACAAGGTCAGCCAGGGCAAGCAGCTCTTCCTCGCCAACTGCGCCAGCTGCCACGGCAGCGCTGCCGCCGGTGGCCCCAACGGTCCGTCGCTGGTCGGTGTTGGTGCCGCAGCTGTCGACTTCCAGGTTGGTACCGGCCGTATGCCGATGCAGCAGCCGGGCGTGCAGGCCGGCCGCAACATGCCGCAGATGGACCCCAAGCAGACCGCAGCGCTGGCCGCCTACGTGGCCTCGCTGGGTGATGGCCCGGGCGTCCCGAGCAAGCAGTACACCGAAGGCGGCGGCAACGTCGCCAAGGGCGGCGAGCTGTTCCGGGTCAACTGCGCGATGTGCCACAACTTCGCCGGCTCCGGCGGTGCGCTGACCCGCGGCAAGTACGCCCCGTCGCTGATGAACGTCAGCGGTAAGCACATGTACGAGGCCATGGTCACCGGACCGCAGTCGATGCCGGTCTTCAACGACTCCAACCTCTCCCCGCAGGACAAGCAGGACATCATCTCGTTCCTGAAGTACCTCGAGTCCGAGCCGGCCCAGGGCGGCCACAACATGGGCAGCCTCGGCCCGGTGGCTGACGGTCTGTTCGCCTGGACGATCTTCATCGGCCTGCTCATCGGCGCTGCCGTCTGGCTGGGTAAGAAGGCCGCCTGA
- the trpD gene encoding anthranilate phosphoribosyltransferase, translated as MSVQLTWSDVLTTLIQGTDLTLEQSSWAMDEIMSGNATPSQLAGFLVALRSKGETVAELRGLADSMVEHAVPIVVDGETLDIVGTGGDRAHTVNISSMASIVCAGAGAKIVKHGNRASSSSTGSADVMGALGVRLDLTPAQVVQVAQDAGITFCFAQTFHPSMRHAAATRREMGIATAFNVLGPMTNPANPRYRAVGVADARVAPLVAGVFAERGQAAAVFRGDDGLDELTLSTASTVWWVHDGEVTQHTVDPVELGLDRAPLESLRGGDSEYNAGVVRELLAGATGPVRDAVLLNAGIALAVMAAGSGGTFGESDDLNAALRRGIESARVSIDSGAAAAALDRWVAATQQA; from the coding sequence GTGTCTGTCCAGCTGACCTGGTCGGACGTCCTCACCACCCTCATCCAAGGCACGGATCTCACGCTCGAGCAGAGCTCGTGGGCGATGGACGAGATCATGTCCGGCAATGCCACGCCTTCGCAGTTGGCGGGATTTCTTGTCGCCCTGCGCAGCAAGGGCGAGACGGTCGCCGAGTTGCGTGGGCTGGCCGACTCGATGGTCGAACACGCGGTGCCGATCGTGGTCGACGGCGAAACCCTCGACATCGTCGGCACCGGCGGTGATCGTGCCCACACGGTCAACATCTCCTCGATGGCGTCCATCGTCTGCGCCGGGGCTGGGGCGAAGATCGTCAAGCACGGCAACCGTGCCTCGTCATCCTCCACCGGTTCGGCCGACGTGATGGGGGCGCTCGGCGTTCGTCTCGACCTCACCCCTGCGCAGGTGGTGCAGGTGGCGCAGGACGCCGGCATCACCTTCTGCTTCGCGCAGACCTTTCACCCGAGCATGAGACACGCCGCCGCGACCCGCCGTGAGATGGGCATCGCGACGGCCTTCAACGTGCTCGGACCCATGACCAACCCCGCCAACCCGCGCTATCGGGCGGTCGGTGTCGCCGACGCACGCGTCGCCCCCTTGGTAGCAGGCGTGTTCGCCGAACGCGGTCAGGCCGCTGCCGTTTTCCGCGGTGACGATGGACTGGACGAACTCACCTTGTCGACCGCCTCAACGGTCTGGTGGGTGCACGACGGCGAGGTCACCCAGCACACCGTCGATCCGGTCGAACTCGGTCTCGATCGTGCGCCGCTGGAGTCCCTACGCGGTGGAGACAGTGAATACAACGCTGGTGTGGTGCGTGAACTGTTGGCCGGTGCGACCGGCCCGGTGCGCGACGCGGTGCTCCTCAACGCCGGCATCGCTTTGGCGGTGATGGCTGCCGGCTCCGGCGGCACGTTCGGCGAGAGCGACGACCTCAACGCCGCGTTGCGCCGTGGCATCGAGTCCGCGCGGGTGTCGATCGATTCCGGTGCGGCTGCAGCGGCGTTGGACCGTTGGGTCGCTGCGACCCAGCAGGCTTGA